One genomic window of Salmo salar chromosome ssa12, Ssal_v3.1, whole genome shotgun sequence includes the following:
- the LOC106593039 gene encoding BRCA1-associated ATM activator 1 isoform X2: MLRWLRVSAESSSLADLVNEDSTLEFLGQLCEALSCTVTPILLEALCDQESYVRASAISALARTLPLSDQQGEPGNQTQEQTLGQLLHFLSQDSEGFPRRAVVQFFINWLKTHPSSSSSSSSSLRSVLSLGSTDLDWEVKVHTLELVELLMEETLPGHQESELGSAPPPYGGSGGTNLLTHTDLTHTLRCDAKPALTPSNTHHN, from the exons ATGTTGAGGTGGCTTCGTGTGTCTGCAGAGTCTTCCTCACTGGCTGATCTGGTCAATGAAG ACTCCACTCTAGAGTTCCTCGGCCAGCTGTGTGAGGCGTTAAGCTGCACGGTCACTCCTATCCTGCTGGAGGCGCTGTGTGATCAGGAGAGCTATGTGAGGGCTAGTGCCATCTCTGCCCTGGCCAGGACTCTACCACTCAGTGACCAGCAGGGGGAGCCAGGGAACCAGACACAG GAGCAGACCCTGGGTCAGTTACTACACTTCCTGTCTCAGGATTCAGAGGGCTTCCCCAGACGTGCTGTGGTCCAGTTCTTCATCAACTGGCTAAAGACACACccatcatcctcttcttcctcctcctcctcgctgcGTTCTGTCCTATCGCTGGGCAGCACTGATCTGGACTGGGAGGTCAAAGTTCACACCCTGGAACTGGTTGAGCTCCTGATGGAGGAAACACTTCCAGGTCACCAGGAGTCAGAGCTGGGGTCAGCTCCTCCCCCTTACGGTGGCTCTGGAGGGACAAAcctactaacacacactgacctcacACACACCCTACGCTGTGACGCCAAGCCAGCCCTCACCCCTTCTAACACACACCACAACTGA
- the LOC106593039 gene encoding BRCA1-associated ATM activator 1 isoform X1 yields MLRWLRVSAESSSLADLVNEDLLPVLKKRVCDVRWEVLDSTLEFLGQLCEALSCTVTPILLEALCDQESYVRASAISALARTLPLSDQQGEPGNQTQEQTLGQLLHFLSQDSEGFPRRAVVQFFINWLKTHPSSSSSSSSSLRSVLSLGSTDLDWEVKVHTLELVELLMEETLPGHQESELGSAPPPYGGSGGTNLLTHTDLTHTLRCDAKPALTPSNTHHN; encoded by the exons ATGTTGAGGTGGCTTCGTGTGTCTGCAGAGTCTTCCTCACTGGCTGATCTGGTCAATGAAG ACCTCCTTCCCGTGCTAAAGAAGCGTGTGTGTGATGTGCGTTGGGAGGTTCTAGACTCCACTCTAGAGTTCCTCGGCCAGCTGTGTGAGGCGTTAAGCTGCACGGTCACTCCTATCCTGCTGGAGGCGCTGTGTGATCAGGAGAGCTATGTGAGGGCTAGTGCCATCTCTGCCCTGGCCAGGACTCTACCACTCAGTGACCAGCAGGGGGAGCCAGGGAACCAGACACAG GAGCAGACCCTGGGTCAGTTACTACACTTCCTGTCTCAGGATTCAGAGGGCTTCCCCAGACGTGCTGTGGTCCAGTTCTTCATCAACTGGCTAAAGACACACccatcatcctcttcttcctcctcctcctcgctgcGTTCTGTCCTATCGCTGGGCAGCACTGATCTGGACTGGGAGGTCAAAGTTCACACCCTGGAACTGGTTGAGCTCCTGATGGAGGAAACACTTCCAGGTCACCAGGAGTCAGAGCTGGGGTCAGCTCCTCCCCCTTACGGTGGCTCTGGAGGGACAAAcctactaacacacactgacctcacACACACCCTACGCTGTGACGCCAAGCCAGCCCTCACCCCTTCTAACACACACCACAACTGA
- the LOC106593039 gene encoding BRCA1-associated ATM activator 1 isoform X3: MKVLDSTLEFLGQLCEALSCTVTPILLEALCDQESYVRASAISALARTLPLSDQQGEPGNQTQEQTLGQLLHFLSQDSEGFPRRAVVQFFINWLKTHPSSSSSSSSSLRSVLSLGSTDLDWEVKVHTLELVELLMEETLPGHQESELGSAPPPYGGSGGTNLLTHTDLTHTLRCDAKPALTPSNTHHN, encoded by the exons ATGAAG GTTCTAGACTCCACTCTAGAGTTCCTCGGCCAGCTGTGTGAGGCGTTAAGCTGCACGGTCACTCCTATCCTGCTGGAGGCGCTGTGTGATCAGGAGAGCTATGTGAGGGCTAGTGCCATCTCTGCCCTGGCCAGGACTCTACCACTCAGTGACCAGCAGGGGGAGCCAGGGAACCAGACACAG GAGCAGACCCTGGGTCAGTTACTACACTTCCTGTCTCAGGATTCAGAGGGCTTCCCCAGACGTGCTGTGGTCCAGTTCTTCATCAACTGGCTAAAGACACACccatcatcctcttcttcctcctcctcctcgctgcGTTCTGTCCTATCGCTGGGCAGCACTGATCTGGACTGGGAGGTCAAAGTTCACACCCTGGAACTGGTTGAGCTCCTGATGGAGGAAACACTTCCAGGTCACCAGGAGTCAGAGCTGGGGTCAGCTCCTCCCCCTTACGGTGGCTCTGGAGGGACAAAcctactaacacacactgacctcacACACACCCTACGCTGTGACGCCAAGCCAGCCCTCACCCCTTCTAACACACACCACAACTGA